A region of uncultured Anaeromusa sp. DNA encodes the following proteins:
- a CDS encoding pre-16S rRNA-processing nuclease YqgF, with the protein MIAAVDPGREKCGVAVVAMDGIIVRRLVVPTQDLHEEIASILADGKIQVLLCGDGTGSAAQGAILQELTQLHKVQFLIVDEKHTTEEAHKLYWQQQPPQGLRRFLPTTMLTPPVPVDDYVAVLLAWKYLNIPSLYSHYSC; encoded by the coding sequence ATGATTGCAGCAGTGGATCCGGGGAGGGAAAAATGCGGCGTAGCCGTAGTGGCTATGGATGGCATTATCGTCAGACGGCTTGTAGTACCGACTCAGGATTTACACGAAGAAATAGCGTCAATTTTGGCTGACGGCAAGATTCAAGTGCTTCTTTGCGGCGATGGCACCGGCTCAGCGGCGCAGGGCGCCATACTGCAAGAATTGACACAGCTGCATAAGGTGCAGTTTTTAATAGTAGATGAAAAGCATACTACAGAAGAAGCGCACAAATTGTATTGGCAGCAGCAGCCGCCCCAAGGTTTGCGGCGTTTTCTGCCAACCACCATGCTGACTCCGCCTGTGCCGGTAGACGACTACGTAGCCGTTCTTTTAGCCTGGAAATATTTGAACATACCCTCCCTTTACTCTCATTACTCCTGTTAA
- a CDS encoding porin — translation MKKKLLMAALATMIAMPATAAFASPVQLDGEIEMQYSQENGTDKKDGGRFTLKLNAKTNVAKNLDFYGRFAAQGITQEGFRNDFRMGAGAYAADTKSMMEIDQFGFLYSNAGVNYKLGRQGGTIGGTALLYSTEGYVGRDIMADGVSIKAKSGVTDLSVTALKEVYGDSNKAYGVSASYKPAKDWTLGATLARYAAAQEDRNYWAVNTGYDLGKASFAAEYAKSNASVNNKAYDLGVNYAFDKKLSAFVTYYRVEDKADMGGWTDFDPNMKGFYYGVNYKPDSKTALKLFYKDIENITDSTTKSKQFRATVSYLF, via the coding sequence ATGAAAAAGAAACTTTTAATGGCGGCGCTCGCTACTATGATTGCTATGCCGGCAACTGCGGCTTTTGCTTCCCCGGTGCAGTTGGATGGGGAAATCGAAATGCAGTACAGTCAAGAAAATGGAACTGATAAAAAGGATGGCGGACGGTTTACACTGAAGCTGAATGCTAAAACCAATGTGGCAAAAAATTTGGATTTCTACGGTCGTTTTGCTGCACAAGGCATTACTCAAGAAGGGTTCCGCAATGATTTTCGTATGGGAGCCGGTGCGTATGCGGCTGATACAAAGTCAATGATGGAGATTGATCAATTTGGCTTCTTATATTCTAATGCAGGCGTAAATTACAAACTGGGACGCCAGGGTGGAACCATTGGCGGTACGGCATTATTGTATAGCACAGAAGGCTACGTAGGACGCGACATCATGGCTGATGGAGTTAGCATTAAAGCAAAATCCGGCGTGACGGATTTGTCGGTAACTGCCTTGAAGGAAGTGTACGGAGACAGTAACAAAGCGTACGGAGTATCTGCTTCTTATAAGCCTGCTAAAGATTGGACATTAGGTGCAACTTTGGCGCGGTATGCTGCAGCGCAAGAAGATCGTAACTACTGGGCTGTGAATACAGGCTATGATTTAGGTAAAGCTTCTTTTGCGGCAGAGTATGCCAAATCTAACGCAAGCGTCAACAATAAGGCCTACGATTTAGGTGTGAATTATGCTTTTGATAAGAAACTATCCGCTTTTGTGACCTATTATCGTGTAGAGGATAAAGCCGATATGGGCGGTTGGACTGACTTCGATCCGAATATGAAAGGATTCTACTATGGCGTGAACTATAAGCCGGATAGCAAAACAGCACTTAAACTTTTTTATAAAGATATTGAAAATATTACTGATAGTACTACTAAATCTAAACAGTTCCGTGCTACCGTTTCGTATTTGTTCTAA
- a CDS encoding DUF3084 domain-containing protein: MDGIILILVLILMGGAIAFIGDRLGSKVGKKKLTLFGLRPKHTSTIVTIVTGILIVTATFGILTAASQDVRTALFGMEKLKAQMAELQNEAKVSQEASDKAKASLAEKTAEFVAISDQVEKMNQRLAAVRQELQQAVTEKERAVEALTASQGEVNRLQGQQQALEGKIQDLNRNKEQLESDLAELQEIAAKLQTGIRVVREGAIVFQAGEVLASRSVDPHESSEQLRQELETFLRETNTQLLQRLNIDKDLGLLVISQREFDTTFDEIKKADSPRILRVVAAGNTVYGEPVFGALQLYPNQLVFAKGITLLQEEMQAISEDSGANEGAIILFLKQVNALSVRQGVLPDPISGMVGSLPANHLYETAAKMSRLGGRVELSAVTVEDVHTAGPVRIELRVRAIK; this comes from the coding sequence GTGGACGGTATTATTTTGATTTTAGTGCTGATTTTAATGGGCGGAGCCATTGCTTTTATTGGAGATCGCCTGGGATCAAAAGTCGGCAAGAAGAAGCTGACCTTGTTTGGTTTGCGCCCCAAGCATACCTCTACTATAGTAACGATTGTTACTGGGATTTTAATTGTTACGGCTACCTTTGGCATCTTGACGGCCGCGTCTCAGGATGTGCGTACGGCATTGTTCGGCATGGAAAAACTAAAAGCGCAAATGGCGGAGCTGCAGAACGAAGCAAAGGTTAGTCAGGAAGCTTCCGATAAGGCAAAAGCCAGTTTGGCGGAGAAAACTGCCGAGTTTGTTGCAATTAGCGATCAGGTAGAAAAAATGAACCAACGCTTAGCGGCGGTGCGACAAGAGTTGCAGCAGGCAGTAACTGAAAAAGAGCGGGCGGTAGAAGCGTTGACTGCTTCCCAAGGAGAAGTGAATCGCCTGCAAGGGCAGCAACAAGCGCTGGAAGGCAAAATACAAGATCTGAACCGTAATAAAGAGCAGCTAGAAAGTGACTTGGCGGAGTTGCAGGAAATAGCCGCCAAATTGCAAACCGGCATTCGTGTGGTTCGCGAAGGCGCGATTGTTTTTCAGGCCGGGGAGGTGCTGGCTTCTCGTTCCGTGGATCCTCATGAATCTTCAGAACAGCTGCGCCAGGAACTGGAGACTTTTTTGCGTGAAACCAATACGCAGCTTTTGCAGCGCTTAAATATTGACAAAGACTTAGGCTTATTGGTAATCAGCCAACGTGAATTTGATACAACTTTTGACGAAATAAAAAAAGCTGACTCGCCGCGTATTCTGCGTGTCGTAGCGGCGGGAAACACTGTTTACGGCGAGCCTGTGTTTGGAGCTTTGCAATTGTACCCGAACCAACTAGTGTTTGCGAAAGGTATTACTCTTTTGCAAGAAGAAATGCAGGCGATTTCAGAGGATTCCGGGGCTAATGAAGGAGCCATTATTCTTTTTTTGAAGCAAGTCAATGCTCTTTCCGTGCGCCAAGGGGTCTTGCCAGACCCGATCTCAGGCATGGTCGGGTCTCTGCCGGCGAATCACCTGTACGAAACAGCGGCGAAGATGAGCCGCCTCGGTGGACGTGTGGAGCTTTCGGCGGTTACTGTAGAAGATGTTCATACCGCAGGCCCCGTTCGCATCGAACTGCGTGTCAGGGCTATAAAGTAA
- a CDS encoding S-layer homology domain-containing protein yields MKKRLVTALALMFGLGIGATAFAAANPFVDVPAKHWAYDAVNKLAKAGIVDGYGDGTFRGDRTMTRYEMAQIVAKAMARSDKADAETKATIDKLATEFSAEIENLGVRVAKLEKKSDNVRFDGNLRVRYIDEKFSSTGFGDGGNKVQQARFRLGATAEVNDAWTVRGLFQATADSSVGGDNNDTTARMPEMYAKGKLGQVDLTLGRWMQTSTGDVIFDEDSIDGIKIGFGNQLKANVYYGNLHYDESSVSNKDRVLGTELNWAANKNFNMWGSFNQIKSRNDAGSVMMNSGKNFTGKNSINLYEIGASYKFTPDWKLTGIFNKSNADFQSSGYKAEVQYKAIDLNKAGTWQVAAGYMKTGVNSVYDTGSWVGRINYSALNALPGTSLATNGYDGAKGWYFDGAYVPAKNIKLRTIYGDFKGVDSAAKDRYYRAQVEFFF; encoded by the coding sequence ATGAAAAAACGTCTTGTAACTGCTCTTGCTCTCATGTTCGGCCTCGGCATCGGCGCTACCGCCTTTGCAGCTGCCAATCCTTTCGTCGATGTTCCGGCGAAACACTGGGCCTATGATGCTGTAAACAAACTGGCTAAAGCCGGCATTGTTGACGGCTATGGCGACGGCACCTTCCGTGGCGATCGCACCATGACCCGTTATGAAATGGCTCAGATTGTTGCTAAAGCTATGGCTCGTAGCGACAAAGCTGATGCTGAAACCAAAGCTACCATCGACAAGCTGGCTACCGAGTTCAGCGCTGAGATCGAAAACCTCGGTGTTCGTGTTGCCAAATTGGAAAAGAAATCCGACAATGTCCGTTTTGATGGCAACTTGCGTGTTCGTTATATTGATGAAAAATTTAGTAGCACTGGATTTGGTGATGGTGGCAACAAAGTACAACAGGCCCGGTTCCGTTTAGGTGCTACCGCTGAAGTAAATGATGCTTGGACTGTGCGCGGCTTGTTCCAAGCGACTGCTGACTCTTCTGTTGGCGGTGATAATAACGATACGACGGCGAGAATGCCGGAAATGTATGCCAAAGGTAAACTGGGTCAAGTTGATCTCACGTTGGGCCGTTGGATGCAGACTTCTACTGGCGACGTAATTTTTGACGAAGATTCCATTGATGGTATTAAAATTGGTTTTGGTAACCAATTGAAAGCTAATGTTTATTACGGTAATCTTCACTATGATGAGTCCAGCGTTTCTAATAAAGATCGTGTATTAGGTACTGAATTGAATTGGGCTGCTAATAAGAACTTCAACATGTGGGGGAGCTTTAATCAGATCAAGAGCCGCAATGATGCGGGAAGCGTCATGATGAATAGCGGGAAAAACTTCACTGGCAAAAACAGCATCAATCTTTATGAAATCGGTGCTTCCTACAAGTTTACTCCTGATTGGAAATTGACTGGTATTTTCAACAAGTCCAATGCTGACTTCCAAAGTAGCGGTTATAAAGCTGAAGTTCAATACAAAGCTATTGACTTGAACAAAGCAGGTACTTGGCAAGTGGCAGCTGGCTACATGAAGACCGGCGTTAATTCCGTATATGATACGGGTAGCTGGGTTGGAAGAATTAATTACTCTGCATTAAATGCTCTTCCAGGAACTAGCCTTGCTACTAATGGCTATGATGGTGCCAAAGGTTGGTATTTCGACGGTGCATATGTGCCGGCTAAAAACATCAAGTTGCGCACCATTTACGGCGATTTTAAAGGCGTTGATTCTGCTGCAAAAGACAGATACTATCGCGCCCAAGTTGAATTCTTCTTCTAA